The genome window GAGGCGCCGGGGTGGCTGGCTTATCCGGAATGCCTGAGCAACGCATTCATGCGGAGCATGGGCATCCCATTACCTTATGGCGGCCGCTCTTAAATCAAAGCAGAGCAGATCTCGAGGCATATGCAAAAGCACATCGGCTAAAGTGGATTGAAGACCCTAGCAATCAAGACTCGCGCTATCGTCGCAATGCCATCCGTAAGCAAGTTATTCCAAAGCTTGCCAAGATCCAGCCTGAAGCGGTTGCTAACCTAGCGCGCAGTGCAGGCTTGCTTGCTGAGGCACAAACTTTACTAGATCGACTCGCTCGGCAAGATGGTAAAAATATTCTTCTTACGGGCGCCTTAAAGCTTGCACCCCTGTTGAAGCTTCATCTTCAAGATAGGGCAGCTGCAAATAATCTCTTGCGATATTGGCTCAAGTTGAATGGCTTAGCAATGCCATCCCAGGAGCGCCTTGATTCCTGGTACTTAGATCTCAGCAAAGTTCAGCCTGGCGCTGCTTTGGAATGGTTGCACGATGACACCAGCATTCGACTCTGGCGCGGGGTGCTCCAGATCGTCAAGACTCATTCTGGCCGCTGGATTTTTAAGGCTATTGCAGGAAATAGCAAAAAGCCAGGCTTACCAGCCGCTTGGGTAAAGGATGCTGAAGAGCGAGGGCTCGTGGAGCAAAAATCTCGCCAGGGCGCTGAAAAAATTCAGTTAAAGGCAAATACCCCTCATAAAACCCTCAAGAATCTCTTTCAGGAGGCTGATATCCCTCCTTGGGAGCGGCAGGCACCCTTGCTCTATATCGATGGCGAGCTAGTCGCCGTGGCGGGCGTGGGAGTGAGTTACCCGCATTTGTGTTCGAGCGGCAAGAGGGTCATGCCCGAGTGGTCTGTGAACACGTAGCCTGCCCATAAAACCCTGTAAAATAAGCCCCTTTTAGACCCCAGGGAATGTGATTCCCTGTTCCTCAACAATACAACGGTTTTTTATGGCTCTTATCGTTCATAAATATGGTGGCACCTCAATGGGCTCGGTCGAGCGCATTCAGAATGTCGCTAAACGTGTTGCCAAGTGGATGCGCGCTGGCCATCAAGTAGTGGTGGTTCCATCCGCCATGTCGGGTGAGACTAATCGCTTACTCGGCTTGGCAAAAGACATTAATCCAGATGCCAATCCGCGCGAGCTGGATCAAATTGCATCTACAGGTGAGCAGGTTAGCTCAGGGCTCTTGGCTCTAGCGCTTTTGCGTGAGGGTATCGATGCAGTGAGTTACGCTGGTTGGCAGGTGGCGGTTCACACCGACTCTGCATTTACCAAGGCACGCATCAAGAGCATTGACGATAAAAAAATTCTAGCCGATCTCAATGCGGGTAGAGCAGTGGTTGTTACCGGGTTTCAGGGTGTTGATCCTAATGGCAACATCACTACTTTAGGTCGTGGTGGATCTGATACCTCAGCGGTAGCCATGGCTGCAGCATTAAAAGCGGATGAGTGCTTGATCTATACAGACGTAGATGGTGTTTACACCACTGATCCACGTGTCTGTGAAGATGCGCGTCGCTTGGACAAGATCACCTTTGAAGAGATGCTGGAAATGGCCAGCTTGGGCTCAAAGGTATTGCAAATTCGTTCAGTTGAGTTTGCTGGTAAGTACAAAGTTAAAACCCGTGTTCTGTCATCATTGACAGATCCTTTGATGCCACTTGATCAAGAGATGAAGTCGGGCACCTTGATTACATTTGAAGAGGACAGCACCATGGAAGCTGCAGTAATTTCCGGTATCGCCTTTGCGCGTGATGAAGCAAAAATTACCGTTCTTGGAGTTCCTGATCGTCCAGGAATTGCCTATCAAATTTTGGGTCCGATCGCTGATGCCAATATCGATGTAGATATCATCATTCAGAATCAGTCATTTGAAGGTAAGACAGACTTCACTTTCACAGTACCGCGCGCCGATTACCAAAAGGCCTTGGACTTGCTCAAAAATAATGTTCAGTCCCATATTGAAGCCAAGGAAATTACTGGTGATCCTAAGGTCTCCAAGGTTTCCGTGGTTGGCGTTGGAATGCGCTCCCATGTGGGTATCGCTAGCAAGATGTTCCGTACATTGTCAGAGGAGGGTATCAATATTTTGATGATCTCCACTAGTGAAATCAAGATTTCTGTAGTGATTGACGAGAAGTACATGGAATTGGCTGTACGCGCCTTGCATAAGGCTTTCGAGCTCGATCAAAAGTAAGAAATTGCAGTAAAAAAGCTGTAAATCCCCGCGGCTGACGGAATCCGTTAAACTGTGGGGCGTTGTAAAGGCATCAAGTAGGGAGACGTGGCCGAGCTGGTCGAAGGCACTCCCCTGCTAAGGGAGCATCGGGGCTAAAACTCTGATCGGAGGTTCGAATCCTCTCGTCTCCGCCAAAATCCTTGAGATTTAAACTGCTTGAGCTGCTACAACAAATAACTAAGCCCCTTAACCGGGGCTTTTTTATTGTCAAATTCAATTCTATCCTTAGACATATTTCCCGGTAATTCCTCCATCAACAACGAGCTCTGTTCCGGTAATGTATGAGGCTGCATCCGATGCCAGAAATGCGCAGGCATGGGCTACATCCCAAGCCGTTCCCATGTGCCCCATCGGCACTTGACGATCTCGTGCTGCCCTTGCTTCATCGATACCGTTTTCGGAAAACATCTTAGCAACAGTTGTGGCGATGCGTGGAGTATCGATTAAACCGGGGACTACAGTATTGGCCCGCACTCCATGGGCCGCATATTGTTGCGCTAGCATGCGCGTGAACTGAATGATGGCGGCTTTGGTGACACTATAGGATAAGTGGGGGTAGCCAAGATAACGCATGGCGGCTACAGAAGAAATCGTGATGATTGAGCCTTTGCCGCGTGCCACCATGTCTGGCAGAACTTCTTTTGATGCAAGAAGTACGCTCCGCACATTGACGTTGTGAATGCGATCAAAATCTTCAATGCTGGTTTCCATTGGGCCGCCAACTTTACCAATGCCGACATTGTGATGCAGGACATCAATGGTCTGACCAAAATGATCCCGCGCCTCCTGAAAGAGTCTTTTGACATCTTTTTCTTCGGCAACATCGCCAATCAAGGTTGTGGCTTTACCGCCCTCGGCATTAATTAGTGAGGTTGTTTCCTCTGCGGATGCGCGATCACGATCCACAACGCAAACATTAGCGCCTTGGCGCGCATAGGTAACGCAGGATGCTCGTCCAATACTCCATCCCGGACCGGCGGATCCTCCGCCTGCTACAAATACCAGTCGGCCCGTAAGATCCAAGGGGAGGGCTGCAGGATGTTCTATAGGCTTCATAGCGCCAGCCCTACAGTCATACCGCCACAGACGTAAATTACTTGTCCGGTTGTATAGCCAGCTCGCTCATCTAAGAGGGATGCTACTAAATGTGCGACCTCATCGGGTTTGCCTATGCGGCGCAAGGGAACCGTCTCTAGAATGCGTTTCGTTGCTGGAGCTTCTGGGGGATTTGCGCTGGTGAATAGCTCGGTTGCAATGGGTCCTGGGCCAATTGCATTTACCGTGATTCCGTCGGCTGCAACCTCCAATGCTAATGTGCGAGTAAATCCATGTATTGCCGCTTTAGTAGTTGCGTAGACAATTCGTTCGGCTTTCCCAAGTGCGGCGCGGCTAGAGATATTGACAATCCGCCCAAACTTGGCGGCACGCATTCCTGGGAGTAGGGACTGTGCGCAGATAATCGCAGCAGCCACATTGACATTCATCACCGCATGTAAGTCCGCAGTGGTGGCATGCTCAATGGTGGCTGGACGAACAATGCCAGCATTATTAACGAGACGGGTAATGCAGTGTTGCGCGCTTACATTGGCAAGGGCTGAGCGCAATTCACTCTCGTTGGATACATCGACTTTAACGAAGGTCTCATGTGGATTGATTGCAGCTGGCGTATTGAGATCAAAATTAATCACATGCATTCCATCCTCAATTAAACGAAGAGCTACAGCACGACCGATGCCACTACTAGCACCGGTTACTAGCGCAAACTCTCCTGAAGAACGGCTTTGCTTTGTGCTCATGCTGGATCTATTTTTGTTGCACCATCAACAAAGGGAATGGCATGCTCAACCGTGTCCCAAATAAACCGCCCTGAAGGACTCTGTTGCTCTTCAACAATATGCGCAACCAAACCAGCGGATCGAGAGATGACGGCAAAGCCACGCATCACTGCGGTAGGAATGCCGATTTCCCCTAAGAGTGCCGCAACAGCGCCGGTAGCATTAATGGTGATCGGGCGCCCAGCAATCTGATCAACTGCCTTAGAAAGCATTTCAAGTGCTTGAATGTGATTACCCTTTAAATCTTGTTCGGAGCGACCCATCTCTAATAGCTTGTATGCCCTTGGATCAACTGGCTTATGAAGATGATGACCAAATCCTGGTACTGCGCCCTTAATGGACTTGTAGTGCTGCGCGATGGAGAGTGCTTCAGCATCTGGGTCTTGTGCAGCAATGATACGGTCCAGGAGGCCCGAGCAGTTCTCCATTGTTCCAATAAATGAGCTACCCACAGCCAACAAACCTGATGCTACAGCACCTTGAAGATTTTCTGGGGCGCTCATGTAGACCAACCTTGTAGCGATTGCGCTTGGTGTTAGTCCATGCTCCATCAGAACAATCAACACTACATCGGTAATTCTGATATCTACTGGTCGGAGTGTTCTCCCCAAGATCTGCATCAACATTACTTCTGTAAAGGTTTTCTTGCCCATTAAATCCTCAACAAGATCGGCATCCCTATAGTGAAGGCTAGTAAGAGTGTGAGTGCATAAACTCGTGACAGGTGCGTTGTTTGCTGATTTAGTCATGGTGTATTGATTTGGAAAATATAAATAAGTATTAAGAATTAGGGGTTAAGAATGTCTTGTAGAACTGCACTCTTCAGTAATTTGCCCACATTGGATCGTGGCAGACTGTCATAAAAGTGGATGCGCTTTGGGGTTTGTACGGGCCCCAAGAGTTCACGCACAAAGGCAATCAACGTTGCTTCATCGGCTTGTTGCCTGGGGCGAATTTGCACGGCAGCTTGTACGCTTTCTCCCCACTTGTCATCAGGCACCCCAAATACAAGACACTCGTGGACAGCAGGATGTTGGCTTAACGCATTTTCAACATCCACTGGGTAGACATTGAATCCACCGGTAATGACAATATCCTTCAGCCGATCTTTTAGATATAAATATCCGCGATGGTCGATCAGTCCTCGATCACCCGTATGTAGCCACCCATCCTTAATAGTCTCCGCAGTTTTTTCTGGCATGCGCCAGTAACCGGTCATCAGTAGATCGCCGCGCGCTACAACTTCGCCAATTTCACCCGTGGGAAGAAGGGCGCCATCAGGCGACATAACCGCGACATCGGTAAACCAGGTGGCACGACCAACAGACGCCCAGTTATCTGGATTTTCAAAGTCTTCTGGCTGCATTACCGTCAAAATTTGAGGTGCTTCAGTTTGGCCATAAGTGGTGCAAAGCACTGGGCCAAAAAATTCACGTACGGCCCGGACCTTTTCAGGGGGCATTGGTGCTCCACCATAAATTAATCTACGTAAGTTGGGATAGTCAGCGCGTGAGGCATTCGGCAGTGCCATCAACATGTACAGCAAGGTGGGGGGCATAAAGCATGCTGTACCGCCGCGCTCCTTAAAGGCTGTTCGAACCACTTCAGCCCCGGCACCATCCAAAATCACATGACATCCGCCTTGAGCGAGGATTGGCACGATATAGGTTGAAGTGCCATGGGTGATAGGTGCTGCCACGATATAGCGCTCATGCTCATCAAATCCCCATGAATGGATTTGGTTCGTGATGTTGGCCATCCATGCTCGGTAGGGTTGCATGACGCCTTTAGGTGCACCGGTAGTTCCGCCGGTAAATTTAATGGCTTGAATAGCATCTAGGGGTAAGTCAAACGATGGAAGCGGAGCTCCATCATGTGCTTGAACCAATCCACCAACAGTATTTCCTGACTGTTTTTCGTCATTCTTGCCGGTGCGAATAAACATGCCGGGTGCATCGACTAATAAATCTTCGCAAGCCTCATCATGAATAATAAGACTGGGCTCCGTAATATCAATAATGCGACGAATTTCTGGTCGGGTACTTTTAGGATTGAGTGGCACCCATACTTTTCCGCAGGCCAAAATTGCCAGCAAAGCAATGATGTGATCGGCGCTATTGCCTGCACAGATCGCCACGCGACTTTGCAGTGTCGAATCAAGCGCGGTGAGTCCTGCGGCCAAAGCCTTGACCTTGTCGGACAGTACGCTATAGCTGATGGGGCCATTAGGGGTGTCAATGGCAATGCGATCTGGCCAGCGTAATGACGCTCGCCAAAAGAAATCAATTGGATACATGCAGTGAGTCGCTTCCTTGAGATGGGTGTGTGCTTATTCCGCTTTTGCGCCTGATGCTTTTACTACTTCACGCCAACGCTTCACTTCAGCTATGGAAAAGTCGCGCATTTTTTCAGGGGTGCCGGGCTCAGGAGTAGCTGCTAGCTCTTGCAATCGTTGGCGAACATCTGGAGCTGTCAGCGCCTTATTGAGTGCGCTATTGAGCTTGTCAATAATTGGTTTTGGGGTGCCGGCTGGCGCTACCAAGGCAAACCATGACTGCACATCAAAATTTGGATATCCAGATTCAGCTAAGGTTGGAACGTCCGGTACGGATGGTGATCGTTGAGCGCTGGTGACGGCGATTGCACGCAGTTTTCCGCTTTGAACATGAGGCAGTGCCGAAGGGGTGTTATCAAACATAGAGTCGACCTGGCCACCCAGTAAATCTGTAACCGCTGGAGCACTACCCTTATAAGGAATATGCAGCATCTGAATCTTGGCTTGCATCTTAAACATTTCGCCGGAGAGGTGAATAGATGAGCCGCTACCAGATGAGGCGAATGTCACGCCATCTTTTGATTCTTTTGCATAGCGCACATAGTCCGCGACTGATTTAATCGGGAGGCTTGGATTTACCACCAAGATATTAGGAATCTTCGCAATCATGCCGATTGGTTCAAAATCCTTAATGGCGTCGTA of Polynucleobacter sp. AP-Nino-20-G2 contains these proteins:
- the tilS gene encoding tRNA lysidine(34) synthetase TilS, with amino-acid sequence MAKRIAVALSGGLDSVVLLDTVCKAAQASSRNNPELHTEVWVFHIHHGLQKPADQWLVFCESLAKKYQAQFDFRLLHFADQSTGNIEARARAGRYEALAELCAEHQIEDLLLAHHQNDQAETILLQLLRGAGVAGLSGMPEQRIHAEHGHPITLWRPLLNQSRADLEAYAKAHRLKWIEDPSNQDSRYRRNAIRKQVIPKLAKIQPEAVANLARSAGLLAEAQTLLDRLARQDGKNILLTGALKLAPLLKLHLQDRAAANNLLRYWLKLNGLAMPSQERLDSWYLDLSKVQPGAALEWLHDDTSIRLWRGVLQIVKTHSGRWIFKAIAGNSKKPGLPAAWVKDAEERGLVEQKSRQGAEKIQLKANTPHKTLKNLFQEADIPPWERQAPLLYIDGELVAVAGVGVSYPHLCSSGKRVMPEWSVNT
- a CDS encoding aspartate kinase, which produces MALIVHKYGGTSMGSVERIQNVAKRVAKWMRAGHQVVVVPSAMSGETNRLLGLAKDINPDANPRELDQIASTGEQVSSGLLALALLREGIDAVSYAGWQVAVHTDSAFTKARIKSIDDKKILADLNAGRAVVVTGFQGVDPNGNITTLGRGGSDTSAVAMAAALKADECLIYTDVDGVYTTDPRVCEDARRLDKITFEEMLEMASLGSKVLQIRSVEFAGKYKVKTRVLSSLTDPLMPLDQEMKSGTLITFEEDSTMEAAVISGIAFARDEAKITVLGVPDRPGIAYQILGPIADANIDVDIIIQNQSFEGKTDFTFTVPRADYQKALDLLKNNVQSHIEAKEITGDPKVSKVSVVGVGMRSHVGIASKMFRTLSEEGINILMISTSEIKISVVIDEKYMELAVRALHKAFELDQK
- a CDS encoding SDR family NAD(P)-dependent oxidoreductase, whose protein sequence is MKPIEHPAALPLDLTGRLVFVAGGGSAGPGWSIGRASCVTYARQGANVCVVDRDRASAEETTSLINAEGGKATTLIGDVAEEKDVKRLFQEARDHFGQTIDVLHHNVGIGKVGGPMETSIEDFDRIHNVNVRSVLLASKEVLPDMVARGKGSIITISSVAAMRYLGYPHLSYSVTKAAIIQFTRMLAQQYAAHGVRANTVVPGLIDTPRIATTVAKMFSENGIDEARAARDRQVPMGHMGTAWDVAHACAFLASDAASYITGTELVVDGGITGKYV
- a CDS encoding SDR family NAD(P)-dependent oxidoreductase, which produces MSTKQSRSSGEFALVTGASSGIGRAVALRLIEDGMHVINFDLNTPAAINPHETFVKVDVSNESELRSALANVSAQHCITRLVNNAGIVRPATIEHATTADLHAVMNVNVAAAIICAQSLLPGMRAAKFGRIVNISSRAALGKAERIVYATTKAAIHGFTRTLALEVAADGITVNAIGPGPIATELFTSANPPEAPATKRILETVPLRRIGKPDEVAHLVASLLDERAGYTTGQVIYVCGGMTVGLAL
- a CDS encoding citryl-CoA lyase, producing MTKSANNAPVTSLCTHTLTSLHYRDADLVEDLMGKKTFTEVMLMQILGRTLRPVDIRITDVVLIVLMEHGLTPSAIATRLVYMSAPENLQGAVASGLLAVGSSFIGTMENCSGLLDRIIAAQDPDAEALSIAQHYKSIKGAVPGFGHHLHKPVDPRAYKLLEMGRSEQDLKGNHIQALEMLSKAVDQIAGRPITINATGAVAALLGEIGIPTAVMRGFAVISRSAGLVAHIVEEQQSPSGRFIWDTVEHAIPFVDGATKIDPA
- a CDS encoding class I adenylate-forming enzyme family protein, translated to MYPIDFFWRASLRWPDRIAIDTPNGPISYSVLSDKVKALAAGLTALDSTLQSRVAICAGNSADHIIALLAILACGKVWVPLNPKSTRPEIRRIIDITEPSLIIHDEACEDLLVDAPGMFIRTGKNDEKQSGNTVGGLVQAHDGAPLPSFDLPLDAIQAIKFTGGTTGAPKGVMQPYRAWMANITNQIHSWGFDEHERYIVAAPITHGTSTYIVPILAQGGCHVILDGAGAEVVRTAFKERGGTACFMPPTLLYMLMALPNASRADYPNLRRLIYGGAPMPPEKVRAVREFFGPVLCTTYGQTEAPQILTVMQPEDFENPDNWASVGRATWFTDVAVMSPDGALLPTGEIGEVVARGDLLMTGYWRMPEKTAETIKDGWLHTGDRGLIDHRGYLYLKDRLKDIVITGGFNVYPVDVENALSQHPAVHECLVFGVPDDKWGESVQAAVQIRPRQQADEATLIAFVRELLGPVQTPKRIHFYDSLPRSNVGKLLKSAVLQDILNP
- a CDS encoding tripartite tricarboxylate transporter substrate binding protein, translated to MSFHFEKRRGLLALLSTLVFATAFTANAQTSSNWPDKSIKIIVGYSAGGATDVLTRLVAVKMSNTLGQPIVVENRPGANSNVGAELVARAPADGYTLYAFSIANTINMSLYPKLGYDAIKDFEPIGMIAKIPNILVVNPSLPIKSVADYVRYAKESKDGVTFASSGSGSSIHLSGEMFKMQAKIQMLHIPYKGSAPAVTDLLGGQVDSMFDNTPSALPHVQSGKLRAIAVTSAQRSPSVPDVPTLAESGYPNFDVQSWFALVAPAGTPKPIIDKLNSALNKALTAPDVRQRLQELAATPEPGTPEKMRDFSIAEVKRWREVVKASGAKAE